A single region of the Gasterosteus aculeatus chromosome 1, fGasAcu3.hap1.1, whole genome shotgun sequence genome encodes:
- the LOC120818017 gene encoding pannexin-1, giving the protein MAIAHVATEYVFSDFLLKDPNHALYRSVRTELALDKMVTCVAVGLPLLLISLAFAQEVSVGAQISCFSPSNFSWKQAGYVDSYCWATVHTHTLPLWLHKFFPYILLLVAVLMYTPALFWRFSAAPLLQSDLGFIMEELDRSYNRAVTLAKRMANTDSDPTDGCFKYPLVEKFLMTKRCTRSMLLYYLLCRGLTLVTLLCACIYLGYYLRLASATDEFSCLLRVGLLVSDPSVPKEVQCKLIAVGVFSLLSLVNLVLFIALVPAVIYAAVRPLFRTGHARFLEIYQSLPTASVLPNPTNQWDDLSLYLLFLEENISELKSYKYIKVLELLKRRGDSCGEDFDAVELLQTLCLVKMDSVDGRKPADAAGKQDQVKTKAADSKNSHGRPNSSAGDKDGRTGTEMKELSPLISEGEALRLRAV; this is encoded by the exons ATGGCCATCGCCCATGTGGCCACCGAGTACGTGTTCAGCGACTTCCTGCTGAAGGACCCGAACCACGCGCTCTACCGCAGCGTCCGCACCGAGCTGGCCCTGGACAAGATGGTGACCTGCGTGGCGGTGGGcctgcccctcctcctcatctcgctGGCCTTCGCTCAAGAGGTGTCAGttg GTGCTCAGATCAGCTGTTTCTCTCCGTCCAACTTCTCGTGGAAGCAGGCCGGTTATGTGGACTCGTACTGTTGGGCaaccgtacacacacacactctgccgcTGTGGCTGCAtaag TTCTTCCCCTACATTCTGCTGCTGGTGGCGGTGCTGATGTACACGCCAGCGCTGTTCTGGAGATTTTCCGCGGCGCCCCTCCTGCAGTCTGACCTGGGCTTCATCATGGAGGAGCTGGACCGGAGCTACAACCGCGCTGTCACTCTGGCCAAACGCATGGCCAACACTGACAG cgaccCCACCGACGGCTGCTTCAAGTACCCGCTGGTAGAGAAGTTTTTGATGACCAAGCGTTGCACCCGCTCGATGCTGCTGTACTACCTGCTGTGTCGCGGCCTGACTCTGGTcaccctgctgtgcgcctgcaTCTACCTGGGCTACTACCTCCGCCTGGCCTCCGCCACCGACGAGTTCAGCTGCCTGCTGCGTGTGGGCCTGCTGGTCTCCGACCCGAGCGTCCCAAAGGAGGTGCAGTGCAAGCTCATCGCCGTGGGAGTCTTCTCTCTGCTGAG CCTCGTCAACCTGGTCCTGTTCATTGCGCTGGTTCCCGCGGTGATCTATGCCGCCGTCCGGCCCCTCTTCCGCACCGGACATGCCCGCTTCCTAGAAATCTACCAATCGCTGCCCACCGCTAGCGTCCTGCCCAACCCCACAAACCAATGGGACGATCTCTCTCTGTATCTGCTCTTCCTCGAGGAGAACATCAGCGAACTCAAGTCCTACAAATACATCAAG GTGTTGGAGTTGTTGAAGAGACGAGGCGACTCCTGCGGAGAGGACTTTGATgccgtggagctgctgcagactcTCTGCCTGGTGAAGATGGACAGCGTGGATGGGAGGAAACCCGCCGACGCTGCCGGAAAACAGGATCAAGTGAAGACAAAGGCGGCGGATTCAAAGAACAGCCACGGCCGTCCCAACTCGTCTGCAGGAGACAAAGACGGCAGGACGGGGACTGAGATGAAAG AGCTCTCTCCGTTGATCAGTGAGGGAGAGGCTCTTCGTCTGCGAGCAGTGTGA